TCTCGGTCTTCGAGGACCGGTCCTTCACCTTCATCACCAAGACGCCCCCGGCAGCGCGCATGCTGCTCAAGGCCGCCGGTGTGGAGAAGGGCTCGGGCGAGCCGCACAAGACCAAGGTCGCGACGGTCACCCGCGACCAGGTCCGCGAGATCGCGCAGACCAAGATGGCCGACCTGAACGCCAACGACCTCGAGCAGGCCGAGAAGATCATCGCCGGCACCGCCCGGTCGATGGGCATCACCGTCAAGTGACGCCGGGCGTCGCCGGCTGACGGCGGCGCTGCACCACCGGGTCCGTACCGGACCCGAACAGCAACTGTGGGAGGGCCTCGCCAGGCCCGCGCACCACGCGACCCCCGGTCCCGGGGGAGAGGAGAACCACCATGGCGAAGCACGGCAAGAACTACCGCAAGGTCGCCGAGCTGGTCGACGCGGACACGCTCTACAGCCCGCTGCAGGCCGCCGGTCTGGCCAAGCAGACCTCGACCACCAAGTACGACGCCACCGTCGAGGTCGCGATCCGGCTGGGCGTCGACCCGCGCAAGGCCGACCAGATGGTCCGCGGCACGGTGAACCTGCCGCACGGCACCGGCAAGACCGCTCGCGTCATCGTCTTCGCCACCGGCGACAAGGCAGCCGAGGCCGAGGCCGCCGGCGCCGACGTCGTGGGCTCCGACGACCTGATCGAGCAGATCCAGGGCGGCTTCCTGGACTTCGACGCCGCGATCGCCACCCCCGACCAGATGGCCAAGGTCGGTCGCATCGCCCGCATCCTCGGCCCCCGTGGCCTGATGCCGAACCCGAAGACGGGCACCGTGACCCCCGACGTCACCAAGGCCGTCAACGACATCAAGGGCGGGAAGATCAACTTCCGCGTCGACAAGCAGGCCAACCTGCACCTGGTGATCGGCAAGACCTCCTTCGACCAGGCCAAGCTGGTGGAGAACTACGCCGCCGCCCTCGACGAGGTGCTGCGGGCCAAGCCGTCGGCGGCCAAGGGCCGGTACCTGCGGAAGGTCACCGTCTCCACCACCATGGGCCCGGGCATCCCGGTCGACCCGAACCGCACCCGCAACCTCACCGTGGACGAGGCCTCCGCCTGATCGAGGCGACCCGTTCCCCCGAGGGCCCCGCAGCGTACGTCGCTGCGGGGCCCTCGTGCGTCCGGGCCCACAGCGGCGTGTACTCTTGCCGCTGTTCCCCCCATGACCGCTTGGTCGTCGCACGTCCGCGTGCGATCGAAGGTCCGGACATCCCGGACGGCCCGCGCAGGTGGACGGTTCGATCGAGACGTCGGAGCACGGGTCGCTGACCCGGAGCCACCGGCCTCCCTCGCCCCGTGCGCCCTGCGCCGGGGCGTTCCTCGTCTCCGGGCCCCGATCGTGTGCGAGCGCGCACCGGCCGGTGGTCGCCCGACAGCGAGAGGAGGCCCATGCCCACGCAGGCCAAGGACGCCGCGATCCAGGAGATCACCGAGCGGTTTCAGGCATCGAGCGCGGCCGTGCTCACCGAGTACCGCGGGCTGACCGTGGCGCAGCTGACCGAGCTGCGTCGTTCCCTCGGTGCGGGCAGCAGCTATGCCGTCGTCAAGAACACCCTGACGAAGCGTGCGGCGGACTCGGTCGGTTTCTCCGACCTGGGCCCGCTGCTCAACGGCCCCACCGCGATCGCCTTCATCGACGGCGACCCGGTCGAGGCCGCGAAGGCCATCCGCGACTTCGCGCGGGCCAACCCGTCGCTCATCGTCAAGGGTGGCGTGGTCGACGGCCGCACGGTCGACGCCTCCGAGGTCACCCGCCTCGCCGACGTCGAGCCGCGCGAGGTCCTGCTGGCCAAGCTGGCCGGCGCGATGAAGGGCAACCTCACCAAGGCCGCCGGGCTGTTCCAGGCCCCGCTGTCGCAGGTCGCCCGCCTGGCCGAGGCGCTCAAGGAGAAGAAGCCCGCCGAGGGTGCTCCTGCCGCCGACGCAGCTGCTGCTGACACCACCCCCGAGACCACCGACGCTGCCGCGGACACCGCGGCCAGCGACGCCTGACCCACCAAGGAGACACCATGGCCAAGCTTTCCACCGACGAGCTGCTCGACGCCTTCAAGGAGATGACCCTCCTGGAGCTGTCGGACTTCGTGAAGCAGTTCGAGGAGACCTTCGAGGTCACCGCCGCTGCCCCCGTCGCCGTCGCGGCCGCCGGCCCCGCCGGTGGTGGCGCTGCCCCCGAGGCCGCCGCCGAGCAGGACGAGTTCGACGTCGTCCTCGAGTCCGCCGGTGACAAGAAGATCCAGGTCATCAAGGAGGTGCGCGGCCTGACCTCGCTCGGCCTCAAGGAGGCCAAGGACCTGGTCGACAACGCGCCGAAGCCGGTCCTGGAGAAGGTCGCCAAGGACGCTGCGGAGAAGGCCAAGGCCGCCCTCGAGGGCGCCGGCGCCACCGTCACCGTCAAGTGACCCCCCGCCCGGCCGTCGCCTCGGCGGCGGCCGGGTAGCACCACCCTGCACCGACGACAGGGGCCGATCCACTCCGGTGGGTCGGCCCCTGTCGTGCGTCCTGGCCACTCCCGGGAGCGGTGCCCGTAGGGCCTCCGTTCACCCACAGGTCGCGGCGTGGCAGCCCCGCGGGGGCGGTGTCACTGGCATCATCAGCGGGGCACTCGTCCCGCTCACCCCCGATCCCGGGGCACCGGGCTCCTGCTGGAGCCCCCTGCTCCCCGGGCCGGGT
The Modestobacter marinus DNA segment above includes these coding regions:
- the rplK gene encoding 50S ribosomal protein L11, producing MPPRKRLTAVIKLQINAGAATPAPPVGPALGQHGVNIMEFCKAYNAATESQRGSVIPVEISVFEDRSFTFITKTPPAARMLLKAAGVEKGSGEPHKTKVATVTRDQVREIAQTKMADLNANDLEQAEKIIAGTARSMGITVK
- the rplA gene encoding 50S ribosomal protein L1 gives rise to the protein MAKHGKNYRKVAELVDADTLYSPLQAAGLAKQTSTTKYDATVEVAIRLGVDPRKADQMVRGTVNLPHGTGKTARVIVFATGDKAAEAEAAGADVVGSDDLIEQIQGGFLDFDAAIATPDQMAKVGRIARILGPRGLMPNPKTGTVTPDVTKAVNDIKGGKINFRVDKQANLHLVIGKTSFDQAKLVENYAAALDEVLRAKPSAAKGRYLRKVTVSTTMGPGIPVDPNRTRNLTVDEASA
- the rplJ gene encoding 50S ribosomal protein L10; the encoded protein is MPTQAKDAAIQEITERFQASSAAVLTEYRGLTVAQLTELRRSLGAGSSYAVVKNTLTKRAADSVGFSDLGPLLNGPTAIAFIDGDPVEAAKAIRDFARANPSLIVKGGVVDGRTVDASEVTRLADVEPREVLLAKLAGAMKGNLTKAAGLFQAPLSQVARLAEALKEKKPAEGAPAADAAAADTTPETTDAAADTAASDA
- the rplL gene encoding 50S ribosomal protein L7/L12, encoding MAKLSTDELLDAFKEMTLLELSDFVKQFEETFEVTAAAPVAVAAAGPAGGGAAPEAAAEQDEFDVVLESAGDKKIQVIKEVRGLTSLGLKEAKDLVDNAPKPVLEKVAKDAAEKAKAALEGAGATVTVK